One window of Burkholderia thailandensis E264 genomic DNA carries:
- a CDS encoding type VI secretion system Vgr family protein, protein MTNLNDTLRNFASGAVDWNKRPVALHFGAAQGALGHLLALQHASVQEGLMTGIGGRLTCVSTRRDIPPGVFLGMPVSIRLITDRGQPHMVNAIISDVQIGQSDGELCVYQLTVCDALSLMDKRTNSRVFRKRSVIDVLATLFNEWQQRSPALARAFEFDLSGLRADRYPPRELTRQVNESDAHFVRRLLRREGITVFAKAGPAKGEQPLQGDATVHTLVCCDEPMSLPQAPAGTVRLHPRDAGTEQRDTVTLFALRRQLVPGKAGRPSWDYKKARIDESSVASSLDQGEAGNDLAKLLTDIAIDIPHAGDSWSDHERLTRARMLAHEFEAERYDGVSSVRDLAVGAWITLTGDPDWDRQLADKRQFVITSIDHDIWNNLPKGLNDRVHALFAASRNLVNAPGALPAALANDADTRYENTFTCVRRGVPLAPAYDPQADLPPVHLLTGTIVGAEGEEVFCDENGRVRVRVHGLDPADHAHAQGAGTNDNAGDSAPIRVASSLAGAHFGASFLPRVGMEVLLGCLGGDPDRLVIIGVLGNGANPPATFSHAGGLPGNRYLSGIKTKEIKGQRYNQLRLDDTPNQISAQLASEHAHSQLNLGYLTQPRENGHGNDRGEGAELRTDAAAALRAAQGILLTTYARTQASGGQLDRDELIRLLGECSELFKALGDYAGQHGGQAADTAGQHAVAAAFRNWTPGAGGADAPPDGGDRALMAFGAQAGSVNVTPKTHVTYAGENIDQVAQQHLQLMSGQRLNATAGQGMQLFARGAGVQAVAGEGPMLLQAQADTLTANAQKGVKITTNEHEVFVSAPRIRLVAEDGSYLEIGNGITLGTNGDIKLLSASHQWGGPSTAQAAKTAFDNQPTDQRFKLHYPGEDGDLPAAANKPFRITLNDGRVIEGKTDASGLTDLVKDDAMRIAKIDYLKPKL, encoded by the coding sequence GTGACCAATTTGAACGATACGCTACGCAATTTTGCGTCGGGGGCGGTCGACTGGAATAAACGTCCGGTCGCGTTGCACTTTGGCGCCGCGCAAGGCGCGCTGGGCCACCTCCTCGCGTTGCAACACGCCAGTGTTCAGGAAGGTCTGATGACCGGGATTGGCGGGCGATTGACCTGTGTTTCGACCCGTCGCGACATCCCACCCGGCGTGTTTCTCGGCATGCCGGTCTCGATCCGGCTCATTACCGATCGCGGACAGCCGCACATGGTGAACGCGATCATCAGCGACGTCCAGATCGGCCAAAGCGACGGCGAGCTCTGTGTGTACCAGCTGACGGTCTGCGACGCGCTGTCGCTGATGGACAAGCGCACCAATTCGCGGGTCTTCCGAAAGCGCAGCGTCATCGATGTGCTCGCCACGCTGTTCAACGAATGGCAGCAGCGCAGCCCGGCCCTCGCGCGCGCATTCGAATTCGATCTGTCCGGCTTGCGCGCCGATCGCTATCCGCCCCGCGAACTGACCCGGCAAGTCAACGAATCGGATGCGCATTTCGTGCGCCGTCTGCTGCGCCGCGAAGGGATCACCGTGTTCGCGAAGGCGGGGCCGGCGAAGGGCGAACAGCCGTTGCAGGGCGATGCGACCGTGCACACGCTCGTGTGCTGTGACGAGCCGATGTCGCTGCCGCAAGCGCCGGCCGGCACGGTTCGCTTGCATCCGCGCGACGCCGGCACCGAGCAGCGCGACACGGTCACGCTGTTCGCGCTGCGTCGGCAATTGGTGCCCGGCAAGGCCGGACGCCCGTCGTGGGACTACAAGAAGGCGCGGATCGACGAATCGAGCGTCGCTTCGAGCCTCGATCAGGGCGAGGCGGGCAACGATCTGGCGAAGCTGCTGACCGACATCGCGATCGACATTCCGCACGCGGGCGATTCATGGAGCGATCACGAGCGGCTCACCCGCGCGCGCATGCTCGCGCACGAGTTCGAGGCCGAGCGCTACGACGGCGTTAGCAGCGTGCGGGATCTGGCCGTGGGCGCGTGGATCACGCTGACGGGCGATCCGGACTGGGACAGGCAACTCGCCGACAAGCGCCAGTTCGTGATCACGTCGATCGATCATGACATCTGGAACAACCTGCCGAAGGGGCTCAATGACCGCGTGCACGCGCTGTTCGCCGCGAGCCGCAATCTCGTGAACGCGCCCGGCGCGCTGCCGGCCGCGCTTGCGAACGACGCGGATACGCGCTACGAGAACACGTTCACCTGCGTGCGCCGCGGCGTGCCGCTTGCGCCCGCGTACGATCCGCAAGCCGATTTGCCGCCCGTGCATCTGCTCACGGGCACGATCGTCGGCGCGGAGGGCGAGGAAGTGTTCTGCGACGAAAACGGCCGGGTGCGCGTGCGGGTGCACGGCCTCGACCCGGCGGACCACGCGCACGCGCAGGGCGCGGGCACCAACGACAACGCGGGCGACAGCGCGCCGATCCGCGTGGCGTCGAGCCTCGCCGGCGCCCATTTCGGCGCATCGTTTCTGCCGCGAGTCGGCATGGAAGTCCTCCTCGGCTGTCTCGGCGGCGATCCGGACCGGTTGGTGATCATCGGCGTGCTCGGTAACGGCGCGAATCCGCCGGCGACGTTCAGCCATGCGGGCGGCTTGCCGGGCAACCGCTACCTGTCCGGCATCAAGACGAAGGAGATCAAGGGGCAGCGGTACAACCAGCTGCGTCTCGACGACACGCCGAACCAGATCAGCGCGCAACTGGCGAGCGAGCATGCGCATTCGCAGCTCAATCTCGGATACCTGACCCAACCGCGCGAGAACGGTCATGGCAACGACCGCGGCGAGGGCGCGGAGCTGCGTACCGACGCGGCGGCGGCGCTGCGGGCGGCGCAAGGCATTCTGCTGACGACCTACGCGCGCACGCAGGCGAGCGGCGGGCAACTGGACCGTGACGAGCTGATTCGGTTGCTCGGCGAGTGCTCGGAGCTGTTCAAGGCGCTGGGCGACTACGCGGGGCAGCACGGCGGGCAGGCTGCGGATACGGCCGGCCAGCACGCGGTGGCCGCCGCCTTCAGGAACTGGACGCCGGGCGCGGGCGGCGCCGATGCGCCGCCCGACGGCGGAGATCGCGCGCTGATGGCGTTCGGCGCGCAGGCCGGCTCGGTGAACGTCACGCCGAAGACGCACGTGACGTATGCCGGAGAGAACATCGATCAGGTTGCGCAGCAGCACCTGCAACTGATGAGCGGCCAGCGGCTGAACGCGACGGCCGGGCAGGGCATGCAACTCTTCGCGCGGGGCGCGGGCGTGCAGGCCGTGGCGGGCGAAGGGCCGATGCTGCTGCAGGCGCAAGCCGATACGTTGACGGCGAATGCGCAGAAGGGCGTCAAGATCACGACGAACGAGCACGAGGTGTTCGTGAGCGCGCCGAGGATTCGGCTCGTCGCCGAGGACGGCAGCTACCTCGAGATCGGCAACGGCATCACGCTCGGCACGAACGGCGACATCAAGCTGCTGTCGGCGTCGCACCAGTGGGGCGGGCCGTCGACGGCGCAGGCGGCGAAGACCGCGTTCGACAACCAGCCGACGGATCAGCGTTTCAAGCTGCACTATCCGGGCGAGGACGGCGATTTGCCGGCTGCGGCGAACAAGCCATTCCGGATCACGCTGAACGACGGGCGCGTCATCGAGGGCAAGACCGATGCGAGCGGCCTGACGGATCTGGTCAAGGACGACGCGATGCGTATCGCGAAGATCGACTATCTGAAACCGAAGCTTTGA
- a CDS encoding DUF3274 domain-containing protein, whose product MNGINDQCFTAAHGAGVTMANRPGDRPVPIPRDLPGVVIFIHGVNDPGAAYATVERGLCQGLNERLSRSDLRPAEYGREYAEAIKAKDRKSPFFDSKIANDPDMYLYRRAESGGAHSMFLPFYWGYRASDNEIAKINHPGEIKSRVADSDGNLMTRGQYQDIHGNRLDAHFGKGGGFFANATNNIPQMYSRGFEPDKLERTVMQNALAGNTIFAGKSPERRYFVLAAARLANLIKTIRTIQPSALALEHGMDPQHETITVMGHSQGTIITLLAQAMLKQQGQRCVDCIIMVDTPYSLQFTKDGSQQTGHAKLKTLVDIVNAVTSEPHTIPDLAELMIDSAHSCGRAGQNWSQTQGKRLDKSGKHWITFDERDNRGKVYLYFCPEDTVVGLDKVRGIGTFGVPDEVPADGAAASRGKTMPAMTALEPKRFFQRMWTRLERDQDGRGRRSKVAVGTPPARVPVRDPFQRLTPGPDTDGTMLGTLVESGKNMALQASFKRNDIRLINGEQLKPAYEPDLYGGEVQKGGQVPGHADVAGLMRPDDVTKNVALGNQYAKFQWKDVATTDDPGASIEPHKQAFNRGRPVDEQSHNWRIVPSRSLGSMLSAAATGGRYQTYVIQREETPDEVRKRMRTDADQLEANNYHSGVLLSSENHRWVTAMDVAIGQAVTLDDPDWRQLLLLMADWKMTPSAQKKITNCKSFARLDDHTQGFIDACAKYYQKGLFPSEKFVSLALPSLITSELKLDQKT is encoded by the coding sequence ATGAACGGTATCAACGATCAGTGTTTCACCGCCGCCCACGGGGCGGGCGTGACGATGGCGAATCGGCCGGGCGACCGGCCCGTGCCGATTCCGCGCGATCTGCCGGGCGTGGTGATCTTCATTCACGGCGTCAACGATCCCGGTGCGGCTTATGCCACTGTGGAGCGCGGGCTGTGCCAGGGGCTCAATGAGCGATTGTCGCGAAGCGATTTGCGGCCGGCGGAATATGGCAGGGAATATGCTGAAGCCATCAAAGCGAAAGACCGGAAGAGCCCGTTCTTCGATAGCAAAATCGCCAACGATCCGGACATGTATCTGTATCGACGTGCGGAAAGTGGCGGTGCCCACAGCATGTTCCTGCCGTTCTACTGGGGCTATCGGGCATCCGACAACGAAATCGCGAAGATCAACCATCCGGGCGAGATCAAGAGCCGCGTGGCGGACAGCGACGGCAACCTGATGACGCGCGGCCAGTATCAGGACATCCACGGCAACCGGCTTGACGCCCATTTCGGCAAGGGCGGCGGGTTTTTCGCCAACGCGACGAACAACATTCCGCAGATGTATAGCCGGGGTTTCGAACCGGACAAGCTGGAGCGCACGGTCATGCAAAACGCGCTCGCCGGCAATACGATCTTCGCCGGCAAGTCGCCCGAGCGCCGTTACTTCGTGCTTGCCGCGGCTCGCCTGGCGAATCTCATCAAGACCATTCGGACCATTCAGCCCTCCGCGCTCGCGCTCGAACATGGAATGGACCCTCAGCACGAAACGATCACGGTGATGGGGCACAGCCAGGGCACGATCATCACGCTGCTCGCGCAGGCGATGCTCAAGCAGCAAGGGCAGCGCTGCGTGGATTGCATCATCATGGTCGATACGCCGTACAGCCTGCAGTTCACCAAGGACGGCAGCCAGCAAACCGGGCACGCGAAGCTCAAGACGCTGGTCGACATCGTCAACGCGGTGACGAGCGAGCCGCATACGATTCCGGATCTGGCCGAACTGATGATCGATTCGGCCCATTCGTGCGGCCGGGCCGGACAGAACTGGAGCCAGACGCAGGGAAAGCGGCTGGACAAGAGCGGCAAGCACTGGATCACGTTCGACGAGCGCGACAACCGCGGCAAGGTCTATCTGTACTTCTGCCCGGAAGACACCGTGGTCGGCCTCGACAAGGTGCGCGGGATCGGCACGTTCGGCGTGCCCGACGAGGTTCCGGCCGATGGCGCGGCGGCCAGCCGGGGCAAAACGATGCCTGCGATGACGGCGCTTGAGCCGAAGCGCTTCTTTCAGCGCATGTGGACGCGGCTCGAGCGCGACCAGGACGGCAGGGGGAGGCGCTCGAAGGTCGCCGTCGGCACGCCGCCCGCGCGCGTGCCGGTTCGCGATCCGTTTCAGCGATTGACGCCGGGCCCCGACACGGACGGCACGATGCTTGGCACCTTGGTCGAATCCGGCAAGAACATGGCGCTGCAGGCGTCGTTCAAGCGCAACGACATTCGCCTCATCAACGGCGAGCAACTGAAACCGGCGTACGAGCCCGATCTGTACGGGGGCGAGGTTCAGAAAGGCGGACAGGTGCCGGGGCACGCCGATGTCGCCGGGTTGATGCGTCCGGACGACGTGACGAAGAACGTCGCGCTCGGCAACCAGTACGCGAAGTTCCAGTGGAAGGACGTTGCGACGACGGACGACCCGGGCGCCAGCATCGAGCCGCACAAGCAGGCGTTCAATCGCGGCCGTCCGGTCGACGAGCAGTCGCATAACTGGCGCATCGTGCCGAGCCGGTCGCTCGGCTCGATGCTGTCGGCGGCCGCCACGGGCGGACGGTATCAGACGTACGTGATCCAGCGCGAGGAGACGCCGGACGAGGTTCGCAAGCGCATGCGCACCGATGCCGATCAACTGGAAGCGAACAACTATCATTCGGGCGTGCTGCTCAGTTCGGAGAACCATCGCTGGGTCACGGCGATGGATGTGGCGATCGGTCAGGCGGTGACGCTGGATGATCCGGACTGGCGGCAGTTGTTGCTTTTGATGGCGGATTGGAAGATGACGCCGAGTGCACAGAAGAAGATCACGAACTGCAAGAGCTTTGCCCGTTTGGATGATCATACCCAGGGTTTTATTGATGCATGCGCGAAGTACTATCAGAAGGGCCTATTCCCGTCTGAGAAGTTTGTTTCGCTCGCCCTGCCGTCGCTGATCACAAGTGAACTGAAACTTGATCAGAAAACGTGA